In a single window of the Canis lupus dingo isolate Sandy chromosome 18, ASM325472v2, whole genome shotgun sequence genome:
- the LOC112663350 gene encoding olfactory receptor-like protein OLF1 isoform X1, translating into MRMHVKACGSSGEIIHTGCLNSHRKKTTQNMELMDGNYTLVTEFILLGFPTRPELQIVLFLMFLTLYGMILTGNIGLMMLIRTDPHLQTPMYFFLSNLSFADLCYSSVIVPKMLVNFLSENKSISYYGCALQFYFFCAFADTESFILAAMAYDRYVAICNPLLYTVVMSRGICVWLIVLSYIGGNMSSLVHTSFAFILKYCDKNVINHFFCDLPPLLKLSCTDTSVNEWLLSTYGSSVEIICFIVIVISYYFILRSVLRIRSSSGRKKTFSTCASHLTSVAIYQGTLLFIYSRPSYLYSPNTDKIISVFYTIIIPVLNPLIYSLRNKDVKDAAKRAVRLKVDSS; encoded by the exons ATGAGAATGCATGTAAAGGCCTGTGGTTCTTCTGGTGAAATTATTCACACAG GATGTTTGAATTCTcatagaaagaaaacaacacagaATATGGAATTGATGGATGGAAACTACACCTTGGTGACTGAGTTTATTCTTTTAGGGTTTCCGACCCGCCCTGAACTGCAGATTGTCCTATTCCTCATGTTTCTGACATTGTATGGTATGATTTTAACAGGGAATATTGGACTGATGATGTTAATCAGGACAGACCCTCACCTTCAAACccctatgtattttttccttagcAACCTCTCCTTTGCAGATCTTTGTTACTCATCAGTCATTGTTCCCAAAATGCTGGTCAATTTCCTCTCAGAAAATAAATCTATCTCCTATTATGGCTGTGccctacagttttattttttctgtgcttttgctGATACAGAATCCTTTATCCTGGCTGCCATGGCATACGATCGCTATGTTGCCATCTGTAATCCTTTACTGTATACAGTTGTGATGTCTCGGGGCATCTGTGTATGGTTGATTGTCTTGTCCTACATTGGAGGTAACATGAGTTCCCTGGTTCACACGTCCTTtgcctttattttgaaatactgcgataaaaatgtcattaatcattttttctgcgacctccctcccctgcttaaGCTATCCTGCACAGACACCTCAGTTAATGAGTGGCTTCTCTCCACATATGGCAGCTCAGTGGAAATTATCTGCTTCATCGTCATTGTCATCTCCTACTATTTCATTCTGCGCTCAGTCTTGAGGATCCGCTCTTCCAGTGGCAGAAAGAAAACCTTCTCCACGTGTGCCTCTCACCTGACTTCTGTGGCCATCTATCAGGGGACTCTTCTCTTCATTTACTCACGGCCCAGCTATCTGTATTCTCCCAACACTGATAAAATTATCTCCGTGTTCTACACCATTATTATCCCAGTGCTGAATCCATTGATTTATAGTTTgagaaataaagatgtaaaagatgCCGCTAAGAGAGCTGTAAGGTTAAAAGTGGATTCCTCATGA
- the LOC112663350 gene encoding olfactory receptor-like protein OLF1 isoform X2 translates to MELMDGNYTLVTEFILLGFPTRPELQIVLFLMFLTLYGMILTGNIGLMMLIRTDPHLQTPMYFFLSNLSFADLCYSSVIVPKMLVNFLSENKSISYYGCALQFYFFCAFADTESFILAAMAYDRYVAICNPLLYTVVMSRGICVWLIVLSYIGGNMSSLVHTSFAFILKYCDKNVINHFFCDLPPLLKLSCTDTSVNEWLLSTYGSSVEIICFIVIVISYYFILRSVLRIRSSSGRKKTFSTCASHLTSVAIYQGTLLFIYSRPSYLYSPNTDKIISVFYTIIIPVLNPLIYSLRNKDVKDAAKRAVRLKVDSS, encoded by the coding sequence ATGGAATTGATGGATGGAAACTACACCTTGGTGACTGAGTTTATTCTTTTAGGGTTTCCGACCCGCCCTGAACTGCAGATTGTCCTATTCCTCATGTTTCTGACATTGTATGGTATGATTTTAACAGGGAATATTGGACTGATGATGTTAATCAGGACAGACCCTCACCTTCAAACccctatgtattttttccttagcAACCTCTCCTTTGCAGATCTTTGTTACTCATCAGTCATTGTTCCCAAAATGCTGGTCAATTTCCTCTCAGAAAATAAATCTATCTCCTATTATGGCTGTGccctacagttttattttttctgtgcttttgctGATACAGAATCCTTTATCCTGGCTGCCATGGCATACGATCGCTATGTTGCCATCTGTAATCCTTTACTGTATACAGTTGTGATGTCTCGGGGCATCTGTGTATGGTTGATTGTCTTGTCCTACATTGGAGGTAACATGAGTTCCCTGGTTCACACGTCCTTtgcctttattttgaaatactgcgataaaaatgtcattaatcattttttctgcgacctccctcccctgcttaaGCTATCCTGCACAGACACCTCAGTTAATGAGTGGCTTCTCTCCACATATGGCAGCTCAGTGGAAATTATCTGCTTCATCGTCATTGTCATCTCCTACTATTTCATTCTGCGCTCAGTCTTGAGGATCCGCTCTTCCAGTGGCAGAAAGAAAACCTTCTCCACGTGTGCCTCTCACCTGACTTCTGTGGCCATCTATCAGGGGACTCTTCTCTTCATTTACTCACGGCCCAGCTATCTGTATTCTCCCAACACTGATAAAATTATCTCCGTGTTCTACACCATTATTATCCCAGTGCTGAATCCATTGATTTATAGTTTgagaaataaagatgtaaaagatgCCGCTAAGAGAGCTGTAAGGTTAAAAGTGGATTCCTCATGA
- the LOC112663351 gene encoding olfactory receptor 5W2-like: MDKGNCSSLTEFIFLGITNNPGMKVTLFATFLVVYLINLFANLGMIILIIIDSQLHTPMYFFLSQLSFCDLCYSTAVGPKMLVDLLAKNKSIPFFGCALQFLIFCMFADSECLLLAVMAFDRYKAIGNPLLYTVNMSNRVCSLLMAGVYLLGMADALIHTTLTFRLCFCGSNEINHFFCDLPPLYLLSCSDTEINELALFTFFGFIELSTISGVLISYCYITLSVLKIRSAEGRFKAFSTCTSHLTAVAIFQGTMLFMYFRPSSSYSLDQDKMTSLFYTLVIPTLNPLIYSLRNKDVKEALKKLKIKKWF, encoded by the coding sequence atggataaaggaaattgCTCATCCTTGACAGAATTCATTTTCTTGGGAATTACCAATAACCCTGGAATGAAAGTGACCCTATTTGCAACGTTTCTTGTTGTTTATCTCATTAATCTGTTTGCAAATCTtggaatgattattttaattataatagatTCCCAGCTTCACACACCAATGTACTTTTTCCTTAGTCAACTCTCTTTCTGTGACCTCTGCTATTCTACAGCGGTTGGGCCCAAAATGTTGGTAGACCTTTTAGCTAAAAACAAATCAATCCCCTTCTTTGGGTGTGCCCTTCAATTCTTGATCTTCTGTATGTTTGCTGATTCTGAGTGTCTACTGCTGGCAGTGATGGCCTTTGATCGGTACAAGGCCATTGGCAACCCGTTGCTCTACACAGTCAACATGTCCAACAGAGTGTGCTCCCTGCTCATGGCTGGAGTTTACTTGCTGGGAATGGCAGATGCTCTGATACATACAACATTAACATTCCGCTTATGCTTTTGTGGATCAAATGAGAttaatcatttcttctgtgatttACCTCCACTCTACCTCCTTTCATGCTCAGATACAGAGATCAATGAGTTGGCATTATTCACCTTTTTTGGCTTCATTGAACTGAGTACCATTTCTGGAGTTCTTATCTCTTATTGTTATATAACCCTATCAGTCTTGAAGATCCGCTCTGCTGAGGGGAGGTTCAAAGCTTTCTCCACCTGCACCTCCCACTTAACTGCTGTTGCAATTTTCCAGGGAACTATGCTCTTCATGTATTTTCGGCCAAGCTCTTCCTACTCCCTTGATCAAGATAAAATGACCTCATTGTTTTACACCCTTGTGATTCCCACATTAAACCCACTGATTTATAGCCTACGGAACAAGGATGTGAAAGAAGCgctgaaaaaactgaaaattaaaaagtggttttaa
- the LOC112663350 gene encoding olfactory receptor-like protein OLF2 isoform X3, translating into MDGKNCSSVNEFLLVGISNKPGVKVTLFITFLIVYLIILVANLGMIILIRMDSQLHTPMYFFLSHLSFSDVCYSTAVGPRMLVGFIAKNKSIPFYSCAMQWLVFCTFVDSECLLLAVMAFDRYKAISHPLLYTVSMSSRMCSLLMAGVYLVGIMDASVNTILTFRLCFCESNVINHFFCDVPPLLLLSCSDTQVNELVIFTIFGFIELITLSGLFVSYCYIILAVRKINSAEGRFKAFSTCTSHLTAVAIFQGTLLFIYFRPSSSYSLDQDKIISLFYSLVIPMLNPLIYSLRNKDVKEALKKLKNKKWFH; encoded by the coding sequence atgGATGGAAAAAATTGCTCTTCCGTGAATGAATTCCTTCTCGTGGGAATTAGCAATAAGCCTGGAGTTAAAGTGACTCTATTTATCACATTTCTAATTGTCTATCTCATCATTCTTGTTGCAAACCTCGGGATGATCATTTTAATTAGGATGGACTCCCAGCTTCACACAcccatgtatttcttcctgaGCCATCTCTCCTTCAGTGACGTCTGCTATTCTACAGCAGTCGGACCCAGGATGCTGGTAGGCTTCATTGCCAAGAACAAGTCAATTCCCTTCTACAGCTGTGCTATGCAATGGTTGGTGTTCTGTACCTTTGTAGATTCTGAGTGTCTACTGCTGGCAGTGATGGCCTTTGATCGGTACAAAGCCATTAGCCACCCCTTGCTCTATACAGTCAGCATGTCCAGCAGAATGTGCTCCCTGCTGATGGCTGGGGTTTACTTGGTGGGAATTATGGATGCTTCAGTAAATACAATATTAACATTCCGGTTATGTTTCTGTGAGTCGAATGTGATTAACCATTTCTTCTGTGATGTCCCACCTCTCCTCTTGTTATCTTGCTCAGACACACAAGTTAATGAGTTAGTGATATTCACCATTTTTGGCTTCATCGAACTGATTACTCTTTCAGGGCTTTTTGTGTCTTACTGCTATATTATCCTAGCGGTGAGAAAGATCAACTCTGCTGAGGGGAGGTTCAAAGCTTTCTCCACCTGCACCTCCCACTTAACTGCTGTTGCAATTTTCCAGGGAACTCTGCTCTTTATATATTTCCGGCCAAGCTCTTCCTACTCCCTTGATCaagacaaaattatttcattgttttactcCCTTGTGATTCCCATGCTAAACCCTCTGATTTATAGCCTACGGAACAAGGATGTGAAAGAGGCCctgaaaaaacttaaaaataaaaagtggtttCATTga